A window of the Pelagicoccus enzymogenes genome harbors these coding sequences:
- a CDS encoding DUF2809 domain-containing protein, with protein MSPSANDTQPSTPRNRLPILIIALCTIVVGLLSRKYPIAGNYPGDALWATLVFFIWILIFPKISLKIHFVLAMATSLCVEFSQLYHAPWINSLRQTVLGKLVLGSGFDPIDLIAYLCGCLLGVVIASRLPHR; from the coding sequence GTGAGCCCTTCAGCCAACGATACTCAGCCCTCTACCCCGAGAAACCGACTCCCCATTCTCATCATCGCCCTCTGCACCATCGTAGTCGGCTTGCTTTCGAGGAAGTATCCCATAGCAGGAAACTACCCCGGCGATGCGCTGTGGGCCACCCTCGTATTTTTCATTTGGATACTAATTTTCCCCAAGATCTCCCTAAAGATCCATTTCGTCCTTGCGATGGCAACTTCGCTCTGCGTGGAGTTCAGCCAATTATACCATGCTCCATGGATAAACAGCTTGCGGCAAACGGTCCTCGGAAAGCTGGTTCTCGGATCCGGCTTCGATCCAATCGACCTGATCGCTTACCTATGCGGTTGCCTACTGGGAGTCGTTATCGCAAGCCGCCTGCCGCACCGGTAG
- a CDS encoding AAC(3) family N-acetyltransferase: MSDLSKTFAALGIEEGDALLVHSSLSSLGVRLEAGPNTVIEALLDCLGPSGTLCFPGLSYLNVTREQPVFDVRRTASNVGIVPEVFRREFASHRSLHPTHSVCCIGPLSHELTRRHHQDTTPCGENSPFSLLPQMGGKLLMLGCSLRRNTTIHAVEESVGVPYVLGGNLEYTLLDWDGGSRRQVYRCHGFDGLEQWYERVVPSLPPQSYVKGKVFKAEAYVMDLKALWAAAVRLLEENPYALVGPI; the protein is encoded by the coding sequence ATGAGCGACTTGTCGAAAACCTTTGCAGCCTTGGGTATCGAAGAGGGTGATGCTTTGTTGGTTCACTCCTCCCTGAGCAGTCTGGGCGTTCGATTGGAGGCCGGTCCGAATACGGTGATTGAAGCTTTGCTCGACTGCCTTGGGCCCTCGGGAACCTTGTGCTTTCCGGGATTGAGCTACTTGAACGTGACGCGTGAGCAGCCGGTGTTCGACGTGCGTCGTACCGCGTCGAACGTGGGTATCGTACCTGAAGTGTTCCGCAGGGAATTTGCGAGCCACCGCAGTTTGCATCCGACTCACTCGGTTTGCTGCATCGGACCGCTGTCGCATGAGCTCACGCGTCGCCATCATCAGGATACAACACCTTGTGGCGAGAACAGCCCGTTTTCCTTGTTGCCGCAGATGGGAGGAAAACTATTGATGCTCGGCTGTAGTTTGCGTCGCAATACGACGATTCATGCGGTCGAGGAATCGGTGGGGGTGCCTTATGTGTTGGGAGGGAATCTCGAATATACCTTGTTGGACTGGGATGGAGGTTCTCGCAGACAAGTCTATCGCTGCCATGGTTTCGATGGGTTGGAGCAATGGTACGAGAGGGTGGTTCCTAGCTTGCCGCCGCAGTCATATGTGAAGGGCAAGGTTTTTAAGGCTGAGGCCTATGTTATGGATTTGAAGGCTTTGTGGGCGGCTGCGGTTCGGTTGCTGGAGGAGAATCCTTACGCTTTGGTGGGGCCGATCTAG